A region of the Geomonas subterranea genome:
AAGCCCTGCAGCTGTCCGGCGGTGTCAAAGCCCGAGCCGCGGCCATGCTCAGCATCAACCGCACCACCCTCGTGGAAAAGATGCGCAGGCTGGGTATGCCTCTCTAGGCTGCAGCAGCTGTCGGGAGACAATTAAGTTGTTACATCGACAATAAAGTCCTTACATTCTTCATTCACGAGTTGCCGGTTGATGCCGAAACCACCTCCTCCTGGCACCGCAGCAGCACCCCTCAAAAGAAGAACATCCCCCCACAACCAAGATGGTAGTAGTGGATGCGACTCGGTAGAATAGGACCGCGACGCCCCAGTACGAGATGTGATTTGGCAGAAGTGACGCAACTGAAAAAGAGGGAGCCCGGAATTGGGAAAGTTAGAGGGAACTATGGAAAATTAATCAGGCAGATGCATGCCCCCCCATACACCCGACAGATGATGCCGTTCTAAGGTGCGACAAGTGGTAAACGAAACGTCCTTATCGATAAAACACCTGATCAGCCAGGGACAGGCCACCCGGTCCACTTTGACATGCTCTCGCGTAATCCATTTCATCTTGTCCTCCTTTCGCAGCAAGCGTGATGTTCATTGAGCAGTTACCTCGACATTATCGAAGCAGGTCACCGAATCCGCCTTGGTCCATAACCCGACCCGGCCAGCCTTGAAGTCGTCATCGCGGGTTTCGATAACCAGGGCGCCGTTCAAGAACCCGCGCATGGTTTCTCCCTTTACCTCAATCCGTAATTCCTGCCAGTTGCCTGAAGGGACCCGTGCCGAACCTTCCTTGATGAGGCTACGGCTTCCACCCGAGTACCGATAGAGGTTCACGTTGTCTT
Encoded here:
- a CDS encoding chromate resistance protein ChrB domain-containing protein; the encoded protein is MKWITREHVKVDRVACPWLIRCFIDKDVSFTTCRTLERHHLSGVWGGMHLPD